Proteins from a genomic interval of Watersipora subatra chromosome 10, tzWatSuba1.1, whole genome shotgun sequence:
- the LOC137406669 gene encoding serine/threonine-protein phosphatase 2A regulatory subunit B'' subunit beta-like isoform X3: MKSSVNKERLKSPTTSPPASPTALPSLPVLTTIVDGEKDRLALSVSQSLVSEDGDASIKIPPFYYPLGRPNTNSEGGEPTLNLAKDYLKKHPDDKLKKEDMHAFAKAVGLPQYWGVLLHNATAAHSGNGFSVHSFINLWQGITSACHDDASRFMKLLAKHCKNWLEPEDFVPLIQDVVDTHPGLQFLQDAVDFHSRYIHCVISRIFYTVNTSWSGRITISDLRRSNLLQILVLLEEESDINQITDYFSYEHFYVIYCKFWELDKDHDLFIDKDDLARHNDHALSSRIIDRIFSGAVTRSKQGGKMSYTEFVVFLLSEEDKKTDKSIEYWFRCMDLDGDGYISMYEMEYFYEEQVQKMEDMGIDPLPFYDLLCQMLDLIGPVYMDKISLSDLKNCKQAHIFFDTMFNLEKYLDHEQRDPFSNMRDVELEGPEPSDWDKFASEEYELLVAEENATEEQESFEYDDDFEGEGDEDTADTIKNNSPEVVASQNRRDHRPKSAKQSSSEVHDE; the protein is encoded by the exons ATGAAATCTTCCGTAAATAAGGAGCGTTTGAAATCTCCTACAACCAGTCCTCCTGCATCTCCAACAGCGCTGCCTTCTCTTCCTGTCCTGACCACTATCGTGGATGGGGAG AAAGATAGACTCGCCTTGTCGGTCTCTCAGTCCCTAGTCAGCGAGGATGGTGACGCGTCCATAAAAATCCCTCCATTCTACTACCCACTCGGGCGCCCCAACACAAACTCGGAGGGTGGTGAGCCAACTCTCAATCTAGCCAAAGATTATCTCAAGAAACACCCTGATGACAAACTTAAGAAGGAGGATATGCATGCCTTCGCCAAG GCAGTCGGTCTTCCTCAATACTGGGGAGTCCTTCTTCACAATGCTACTGCTGCACATTCCGGCAATGGCTTCAGTGTTCATAGCTTTATTAATCTCTGGCAGGg CATAACGTCTGCGTGCCATGATGATGCATCGAGGTTTATGAAACTCTTAGCCAAACACTGTAAGAACTGGTTGGAGCCTGAGGACTTTGTCCCTCTCATTCAG GATGTAGTCGACACTCATCCCGGTCTTCAGTTTCTTCAGGATGCTGTGGACTTTCACTCAAGATATATACATTGT GTTATAAGTAGGATATTTTATACAGTCAATACAAGCTGGTCAGGGAGAATTACTATATCAGACCTGAGGCGTAGCAACCTTTTACAG ATACTAGTCCTACTTGAAGAGGAAAGTGACATCAATCAAATCACAGACTATTTTTCTTATGAGCACTTCTATGTCATATACTGTAAGTTCTGGGAACTTGACAAGGACCATGATCTCTTCATAGACAAGGATGACTTAGCCCGCCACAATGATCACG CTCTTTCAAGTCGGATAATAGACAGAATATTTTCTGGAGCTGTTACACGCAGTAAACAAGGAGGAAAAATGAGCTATACAGAGTTTGTTGTATTTCTTTTGTCAGAAGAGGACAAGAAGACTGATAAGAG CATCGAGTACTGGTTCAGATGTATGGATTTGGATGGGGATGGCTACATTTCTATGTATGAAATGGAATATTTTTACGAGGAACAAGTACAGAAGATGGAAGACATGGGCATAGACCCCCTACCTTTCTATGATCTGCTCTGTCAG ATGTTGGATCTGATTGGCCCGGTCTACATGGACAAGATATCACTCTCTGATCTCAAAAACTGCAAACAAGCCCACATATTCTTTGACACTATGTTTAATTTGGAGAAATACCTTGATCATGAGCAGAGGGATCCATTCTCGAACATGAGA GATGTGGAACTTGAAGGACCGGAACCCTCCGACTGGGACAAGTTTGCGAGTGAAGAATATGAGTTGCTAGTGGCAGAGGAAAACGCTACTGAAGAGCAGGA ATCCTTTGAGTATGATGATGACTTTGAGGGAGAAGGAGACGAGGACACAGCAGACACAATCAAAAACAATTCTCCTGAGGTTGTTGCTAGTCAAAATCGGAGAGATCATAGACCAAAGTCAGCTAAGCAATCAAGCAGTGAGGTTCACGATGAGTGA
- the LOC137406669 gene encoding serine/threonine-protein phosphatase 2A regulatory subunit B'' subunit beta-like isoform X2 — MALKPNLRLKIDELFMKWITDKAVQASLNSSLNQILRGEIVTYATPQALHDASSNSTHYRRTQSPSRTLAANRPASPSTPPCSPPPSKVTASPRSPRSRHRRSIARKDRLALSVSQSLVSEDGDASIKIPPFYYPLGRPNTNSEGGEPTLNLAKDYLKKHPDDKLKKEDMHAFAKAVGLPQYWGVLLHNATAAHSGNGFSVHSFINLWQGITSACHDDASRFMKLLAKHCKNWLEPEDFVPLIQDVVDTHPGLQFLQDAVDFHSRYIHCVISRIFYTVNTSWSGRITISDLRRSNLLQILVLLEEESDINQITDYFSYEHFYVIYCKFWELDKDHDLFIDKDDLARHNDHALSSRIIDRIFSGAVTRSKQGGKMSYTEFVVFLLSEEDKKTDKSIEYWFRCMDLDGDGYISMYEMEYFYEEQVQKMEDMGIDPLPFYDLLCQMLDLIGPVYMDKISLSDLKNCKQAHIFFDTMFNLEKYLDHEQRDPFSNMRDVELEGPEPSDWDKFASEEYELLVAEENATEEQDTNNSVEFGDYYDYIL; from the exons ATGGCTCTCAAGCCAAACCTTCGACTTAAGATTGATGAGCTTTTCATGAAGTGGATCACAGACAAAGCAGTTCAGGCCTCACTCAATTCCAGTCTGAATCAAATCTTGCGTGGGGAGATAGTTACATACGCTACTCCTCAA GCTCTCCATGATGCATCTTCTAATAGCACCCATTACAGGAGGACACAATCACCTAGTCGCACCCTCGCTGCCAACCGACCTGCGTCGCCTAGCACTCCTCCTTGTTCGCCTCCCCCGTCCAAAGTCACGGCTAGTCCACGCTCACCGAGGAGTCGCCACAGAAGAAGCATCGCACGG AAAGATAGACTCGCCTTGTCGGTCTCTCAGTCCCTAGTCAGCGAGGATGGTGACGCGTCCATAAAAATCCCTCCATTCTACTACCCACTCGGGCGCCCCAACACAAACTCGGAGGGTGGTGAGCCAACTCTCAATCTAGCCAAAGATTATCTCAAGAAACACCCTGATGACAAACTTAAGAAGGAGGATATGCATGCCTTCGCCAAG GCAGTCGGTCTTCCTCAATACTGGGGAGTCCTTCTTCACAATGCTACTGCTGCACATTCCGGCAATGGCTTCAGTGTTCATAGCTTTATTAATCTCTGGCAGGg CATAACGTCTGCGTGCCATGATGATGCATCGAGGTTTATGAAACTCTTAGCCAAACACTGTAAGAACTGGTTGGAGCCTGAGGACTTTGTCCCTCTCATTCAG GATGTAGTCGACACTCATCCCGGTCTTCAGTTTCTTCAGGATGCTGTGGACTTTCACTCAAGATATATACATTGT GTTATAAGTAGGATATTTTATACAGTCAATACAAGCTGGTCAGGGAGAATTACTATATCAGACCTGAGGCGTAGCAACCTTTTACAG ATACTAGTCCTACTTGAAGAGGAAAGTGACATCAATCAAATCACAGACTATTTTTCTTATGAGCACTTCTATGTCATATACTGTAAGTTCTGGGAACTTGACAAGGACCATGATCTCTTCATAGACAAGGATGACTTAGCCCGCCACAATGATCACG CTCTTTCAAGTCGGATAATAGACAGAATATTTTCTGGAGCTGTTACACGCAGTAAACAAGGAGGAAAAATGAGCTATACAGAGTTTGTTGTATTTCTTTTGTCAGAAGAGGACAAGAAGACTGATAAGAG CATCGAGTACTGGTTCAGATGTATGGATTTGGATGGGGATGGCTACATTTCTATGTATGAAATGGAATATTTTTACGAGGAACAAGTACAGAAGATGGAAGACATGGGCATAGACCCCCTACCTTTCTATGATCTGCTCTGTCAG ATGTTGGATCTGATTGGCCCGGTCTACATGGACAAGATATCACTCTCTGATCTCAAAAACTGCAAACAAGCCCACATATTCTTTGACACTATGTTTAATTTGGAGAAATACCTTGATCATGAGCAGAGGGATCCATTCTCGAACATGAGA GATGTGGAACTTGAAGGACCGGAACCCTCCGACTGGGACAAGTTTGCGAGTGAAGAATATGAGTTGCTAGTGGCAGAGGAAAACGCTACTGAAGAGCAGGA TACCAACAACAGCGTCGAGTTTGGGGATTACTATGATTAT ATCCTTTGA
- the LOC137406669 gene encoding serine/threonine-protein phosphatase 2A regulatory subunit B'' subunit beta-like isoform X1 has product MALKPNLRLKIDELFMKWITDKAVQASLNSSLNQILRGEIVTYATPQALHDASSNSTHYRRTQSPSRTLAANRPASPSTPPCSPPPSKVTASPRSPRSRHRRSIARKDRLALSVSQSLVSEDGDASIKIPPFYYPLGRPNTNSEGGEPTLNLAKDYLKKHPDDKLKKEDMHAFAKAVGLPQYWGVLLHNATAAHSGNGFSVHSFINLWQGITSACHDDASRFMKLLAKHCKNWLEPEDFVPLIQDVVDTHPGLQFLQDAVDFHSRYIHCVISRIFYTVNTSWSGRITISDLRRSNLLQILVLLEEESDINQITDYFSYEHFYVIYCKFWELDKDHDLFIDKDDLARHNDHALSSRIIDRIFSGAVTRSKQGGKMSYTEFVVFLLSEEDKKTDKSIEYWFRCMDLDGDGYISMYEMEYFYEEQVQKMEDMGIDPLPFYDLLCQMLDLIGPVYMDKISLSDLKNCKQAHIFFDTMFNLEKYLDHEQRDPFSNMRDVELEGPEPSDWDKFASEEYELLVAEENATEEQESFEYDDDFEGEGDEDTADTIKNNSPEVVASQNRRDHRPKSAKQSSSEVHDE; this is encoded by the exons ATGGCTCTCAAGCCAAACCTTCGACTTAAGATTGATGAGCTTTTCATGAAGTGGATCACAGACAAAGCAGTTCAGGCCTCACTCAATTCCAGTCTGAATCAAATCTTGCGTGGGGAGATAGTTACATACGCTACTCCTCAA GCTCTCCATGATGCATCTTCTAATAGCACCCATTACAGGAGGACACAATCACCTAGTCGCACCCTCGCTGCCAACCGACCTGCGTCGCCTAGCACTCCTCCTTGTTCGCCTCCCCCGTCCAAAGTCACGGCTAGTCCACGCTCACCGAGGAGTCGCCACAGAAGAAGCATCGCACGG AAAGATAGACTCGCCTTGTCGGTCTCTCAGTCCCTAGTCAGCGAGGATGGTGACGCGTCCATAAAAATCCCTCCATTCTACTACCCACTCGGGCGCCCCAACACAAACTCGGAGGGTGGTGAGCCAACTCTCAATCTAGCCAAAGATTATCTCAAGAAACACCCTGATGACAAACTTAAGAAGGAGGATATGCATGCCTTCGCCAAG GCAGTCGGTCTTCCTCAATACTGGGGAGTCCTTCTTCACAATGCTACTGCTGCACATTCCGGCAATGGCTTCAGTGTTCATAGCTTTATTAATCTCTGGCAGGg CATAACGTCTGCGTGCCATGATGATGCATCGAGGTTTATGAAACTCTTAGCCAAACACTGTAAGAACTGGTTGGAGCCTGAGGACTTTGTCCCTCTCATTCAG GATGTAGTCGACACTCATCCCGGTCTTCAGTTTCTTCAGGATGCTGTGGACTTTCACTCAAGATATATACATTGT GTTATAAGTAGGATATTTTATACAGTCAATACAAGCTGGTCAGGGAGAATTACTATATCAGACCTGAGGCGTAGCAACCTTTTACAG ATACTAGTCCTACTTGAAGAGGAAAGTGACATCAATCAAATCACAGACTATTTTTCTTATGAGCACTTCTATGTCATATACTGTAAGTTCTGGGAACTTGACAAGGACCATGATCTCTTCATAGACAAGGATGACTTAGCCCGCCACAATGATCACG CTCTTTCAAGTCGGATAATAGACAGAATATTTTCTGGAGCTGTTACACGCAGTAAACAAGGAGGAAAAATGAGCTATACAGAGTTTGTTGTATTTCTTTTGTCAGAAGAGGACAAGAAGACTGATAAGAG CATCGAGTACTGGTTCAGATGTATGGATTTGGATGGGGATGGCTACATTTCTATGTATGAAATGGAATATTTTTACGAGGAACAAGTACAGAAGATGGAAGACATGGGCATAGACCCCCTACCTTTCTATGATCTGCTCTGTCAG ATGTTGGATCTGATTGGCCCGGTCTACATGGACAAGATATCACTCTCTGATCTCAAAAACTGCAAACAAGCCCACATATTCTTTGACACTATGTTTAATTTGGAGAAATACCTTGATCATGAGCAGAGGGATCCATTCTCGAACATGAGA GATGTGGAACTTGAAGGACCGGAACCCTCCGACTGGGACAAGTTTGCGAGTGAAGAATATGAGTTGCTAGTGGCAGAGGAAAACGCTACTGAAGAGCAGGA ATCCTTTGAGTATGATGATGACTTTGAGGGAGAAGGAGACGAGGACACAGCAGACACAATCAAAAACAATTCTCCTGAGGTTGTTGCTAGTCAAAATCGGAGAGATCATAGACCAAAGTCAGCTAAGCAATCAAGCAGTGAGGTTCACGATGAGTGA